AGGATGCACTTAAGGCAAAAAAAATATATAACAGAATAGCTGAGGAACACTTGTCCGATTTGGAAAATTTATGATAATATTATATTGGTCGTATTATAAAGTAATAATGTAATAATTTGTTGCGGGGTTGGTGAATATGCTTAAATTATTAGTGATAAACGGCCCCAACTTAAATATGCTGGGTGTCAGGAAAAAAGAAATATACGGAACGATGTCTCTAGAGCAGATAAATGCGGAAATAAGCAGGGAAGCTGTTAACCTTTCTGTAGAAGTAGATTTCTACCAATCAAATATAGAGGGGGAGCTTGTCACAAAAATACAGCAAGCACTGCATGTGTATTCCGGTATAATAATCAATCCGGGTGCATACAGCCATTATAGCATTGCTATAAGAGACGCTCTGGAAGCTGTTCAACTTCCATGCATAGAGGTACATATGTCGAACATTTATGCCAGGGAGGGGTTCCGGCATAATTCTGTTATTGCACCTGTTTGTACAGGACAGATTAGCGGGCTTGGACATATAGGCTATATTTTGGCTCTTAGAGGGGCTGTAGATTATTTGAGAGGGGTTTAGGTTATGAAGGAAAGAGTTAACAGTTTAAGACAGCTTATGTCAGCAAATAGACTTGATGGAGTATTTGCATACTCAAATGAGAACAGAAGATATTTAAGCGGATTTACAGGCTCTACCGGCTATGTTGTAATAGGAAAGAACATTACTGAGTTTATAACTGATTTCAGATATATGGAGCAGGCATCCAAACAGTGCGAAGGATTTCAAGTTGCAATACAGAGCAATAACCTTATGGAAAAGATTGCAGAAGTTTTGAGAAAAGACGGAATCAGAAGACTGGGTATTGAAGAAGATTTTATGACAGTTAGTTTTTGCGAGGATTTGAAGAGGGCTTTGCCAGGAGTTGAGCTTATACCGGCAAGAAACATATTTGCTAAGCTCAGAGTGATAAAGGATGCTTCAGAGATTGAAAACATAAGAAAAGCTGCAAGCATTGCAGATGAAGCTTTTAAACATATGCTAAGCTATATTAAGCCGGGCTTGAGTGAAGCAGAAGTAGGTTTAGAACTTGAATATTCTATGAAGAAAAAAGGTGCTTCAGCTACTTCCTTCGATTCCATTGTAGCTTCAGGTGTAAGGTCGTCACTTCCTCATGGAGTTGCTACAGAAAAAATAATCGAAAATGGAGAGTTCTTGACACTTGATTTCGGTTGCGTTTATAATGGATATTGTTCAGATATGACAAGAACAGTATTTATTGGTAAAGCAACAGAAAAGCACAGAAGGATATATGACATTGTACTTAAAGCTCAGATAGAGGCATTGAAGGGCATAAAACCAGGGGTTTCAGGCAAATCTGTAGATAAGATTGCAAGAGATATAATTTCCAAAGAAGGCTATGGAGAGAATTTCGGACACGGTTTGGGTCATGGAGTAGGACTTGCGGTGCATGAGGACCCAAGACTCAGCATATTGGGAGAAAATATTCTTGAGGCAGGTATGATTGTAACTGATGAGCCGGGTATATACATTCCTGACTTTGGTGGTGTAAGGATTGAGGATCTTGTGCTCGTAACAGAGACAGGAGCAGAATCTCTCAGCAAGTCGCCAAAAGAGCTAATAGAGCTTTAGGTGACTAAGGGACGGGAACCACGGAACACACGGATGTTTCACGGATTTACACGGCATGTAATATATTTAGATTCCGTGAATTCAGTGGATTTCAGTGTTTTCAGTGGTACACGTAACTTTACAAGTAAGGAATACCCAAGCATTGCACGAGCCACGTGGCACGAAGCAGGACCTCAGAGGAAAACATAAAAGCGCATTATGCGTATATCATTTCGCAAAATTTATAACAATTACTATAGAAGGTTTTTTGCGATTAATATATTAATAATAAAACACATGGAGGGATATGATTAATGTTATCAGCTGGTGAATTTAGAAAAGGATTAACATTTGAAATGGATGGAAATATTTATACAATTATAGATTTTCAGCATGTTAAGCCAGGCAAGGGTGCCGCTTTTGTAAGAACAAAGATAAAAAACATAATTTCAGGGTCAGTTGTTGAAAGAACCTTCAATCCGTCAGATAAATATCCAAAAGCTCACATTGAAAGGAAAGCCATGCAGTTTTTATATGAAGACGGCGGCTTGTATTACTTTATGGACAATGAAAGTTATGAGCAAATACCTCTCAATCACGAGCAGGTTGAGGATGCTATTATGTATCTGAAGCCTAATGACATAGCTAATATCAAATTCTATAAGGGTGAAGCTTTTTCCGTAGAGCCTGAAAACTTTGTAGAAATGGAAATAACTCATACTGAGCCGGGTTTCAAAGGCGATACCAGCACTGGTGCTACCAAACCCGCCACTGTTGAAACCGGCGCAACTGTCAATGTTCCTTTGTTTATCAACATAGGTGATAAAATTAGGATAGATACAAGAACCGGAGAATACATGGAAAGAGTGTAACCTGCTCAGGTAATTTCTGGATGATATGCAGTCCATGTAATGCATATAGAAGTCAATACTGGAGAGAATACTTAGAGTATAAAAAATAAAGGAGGAGTAAATATGGAATACTTGTATGAAAGAGTAGCCTACCTGAAGGGACTGGCAGAAGGGATGAAGGTGGATGAATCAACAGATCAGGGCAAGTTAATCTCTAAAATTATAGATGTACTAAGTGATTATGCTGATGCTATCAATGAGCTGAATGAATCACAGAATGAGCTTGATGAGTATGTAGAAGCAATAGATGAGGACCTCTCAACTTTAGAGGATGACTTGGACTATGATGAAGATGACGAAGATGATGAGTTTGAAGATGATGAGGACTATGACTACATTGAGGTTGAATGCCCACACTGCAAAGAATTTGTTTACCTTGACGAAGAACTAGTAGAAAGCGGTGAGCAGATTGTCTGCCCTAACTGTCATGAACCAATTGAATTAGAAATAGAATGCGGCTGTGACTGCGGTCATGACCACGAATAAGCAATAGCTAAATAGTATAAAAAAAGACTCAATTGAATCCTATGATTCGATTGAGTCTTTTTTTATAACGAGTAGGGGCGTTAATTCCACCTTGATTTGTCACGCCCCGTAAGCGAGTTTCATAAAAAGCTTCATTGATTTAAATATGTTCAATAGAAGCTTTTTTTATGCCATAGTAATTATTTTAGATAAGCTGTCATATCTATAGTACAAATCAAAATTTGTACAAAGGACAGGATGTACGTATGAACAATGAAATTAAAATATTTGAGGTATTGGACTACTTGCCAAAGCACATTAGGCAGATGGTAAGAATGCTTCCTGATACTACCCTTTGGGATGTTGAGGAAATAAGACTTAGGCTGGGAAAGCCACTGAGCCTAGCTGGCTGTAGTATAGAGATATTTCTCGGTGCGAAGGGAAAGGTTGAATCAGCGGGAAAAGCTTATCTTGTAACCGAGGATGATTTAAAATGCTCGCTGCAGCTTGTATGTAACTTCTCCATGTACTCTGTTGAGGAGGAATTAAGAAACGGTTTTGTTACAGTTAGCGGCGGACACAGAGTAGGGGTATGCGGACGGTCAGTGATTGAGAAGGGCGTGGTCAAGACTCTCAAAGACATTAGTTATATGAATTTTAGAGTGGCCAAACAAATTATTGGCGCTTCAGACAAAACAATAGGATATTTGATTCGTTCTCCTGATAATATATACAACACATTGATAATATCACCGCCTCAATGTGGAAAGACCACCTTGCTGAGAGACCTTATAAGAAGGCTCAGCTGCGGGAGTGAGGAACTTCAATTCAAGGGAATGAAGGTCTCTTTAATAGATGAACGCTCGGAAATAGCTGCTTGCAGCTTAGGAATACCGAGAAATGATGTAGGAATCAGGACTGATGTCCTGGACGGATGCCCAAAGGCAGAAGGAATTATTATGATGATAAGGTCAATGTCTCCGGAGATCGTAGCTACAGACGAAATCGGAAGGAGAGAAGATGCTGATGCTATAACGGACGCTGTGAATGCAGGGGTGAAGGTTATTACCACAATACATGGAAGCAGCATAGCGGACTTCCTTAATAAGCAGGATCTCTGCAAAATTCAAAAAGGCATATTTGAAAGATATATAGTACTGAGCAGGAATAACGGAGTAGGAACCCTTGAAAATGTGCTGGACGGAAAATATAACATATTGTATGAGAGGAATATTAAAAGAGGGGATTGAATTGCTGGTAAAAATCATTGGAGGTCTGCTTATTATTTCGGCTAGCGGGCTTTTGGGAATAGTTTACTCAAACAGGCTATCCATACGGCATAAAGAGCTGAATAATCTAAGAAGGTACATGCAGATGCTTGAAACTGAAGTAACTTATGGCGCTACGCCTCTACCCATTGCACTCAGAAATGTTTCAAACAAAGCAGAGGGTATGCTGAGCAGCTTTTTTGGATTCATTTCAGACAGCCTGACAGACAGAAGCTTTTATACAGTGAGAGATGCTTGGACTTATGGCACAGAAAAGGTGCTTATGCAGTCATCCTTGCAAAGAGCTGATATTGAGCTTATAAAGAGCTTTGGAAGTATTCTTGGCTGTTCTGACAGGGAGGATCAAAAAAAGCATTTCGAGCTCTTTTACCTGCAGCTGCGGCACCAAGAGGATGCAGCACTGGAGGAAATAAGAAAAAGCGCAAAAATGTACCGAGACTTGGGCTTTTTATTGGGAATTGCAGTTTTTATAGTTCTAGTCTGACTAAACATTATGTCCCTTCCAGGCATAGCCTGTCAGCGATGAAGCTATGCTTCATCGAATGGACAAAATTAATGTATGTTTTAATAAATCAAAACTAGGAGGCACTAAAATGGATGTTAATCTGATTTTTAAAATAGCAGCGATAGGTATTGTTGTAGCAGTCCTCAACAGAGTTCTAAATCAGTCCGGCAGAGAGGAAATGGCCATGATGACTACGTTGGCAGGTGTTGTGGTTGTTCTTATGATGGTAATAAGCCTGATAAGCAATCTTTTCGACAGCGTCAGAACCATGTTTCATTTATAGGGTGATATTATGGATATCATGAAAATTGTTATGGTAGGCATAATAGCGTCAGTTTTGGCAGTACTCCTGAAAGAGGAAAGACCCGAGATAGCCATGGTGGTAAGCATAGTCACAGGACTTGTTATTTTTATATTTCTGATTACTAAACTTAACTCTGTCATGTCAGTACTAAAATATTTTGCAGGAAAAGCCAATATTGATGTATTGTACTTCTCAACTATCCTAAAGGTTATCGCCATAGCATATATAACTGAGTTTGGGGCTCAGATATGCAGGGATGCAGGCGAGGGCTCCATCGCCTCCAAGGTTGAGCTTGCGGGAAAGGTGCTTATAATGATAATAGCTATTCCGATACTTGCAGCATTGATGGATATAATGATAAAAATCATACCTTAACTATGAGTTTAGCACTAAACATATTACATATTAATAGAAGAATATGTCAGATGCAAGATACGAGATTCGAGGAAAGCTCAGGTATTCCTTATGGGTTAAGGTACGATAACCACGGAACACACGGATGTTTCACGGAACCACACGGCTGGTTTTTATTTTTCCTACCGTGAATTCAGTGGATTTCAGTGTCTTCTGTGTTACCCGTTTCCTTTATTGCATTTTTAAAAGGAGGATTTGCATGCACAAAAGCATAGTTTTTTTTATGATAATCATTCTGCTTTCCATATTTGTAGTTTATTGCGATGACACTGAAGATATATTGAAAAGTCAGATAGACAATTTGGACATTGGTGATATAGAGAAATTTGTTGAGGATATTAACAGGGAGTCTGACGGCTTGGTGCCGGAAGTAAATATTAAAGAGCTTGTGTTAGGCTTATTTAAAGGCAATACCTTCGAAAACCTCAAAGAATTAGGACGGGGTATAGTGAGCTTCTTTTTTAAAGAAGTAATTAGCAATTTAAGTATCTTGGGCAAACTCCTTATATTGTCCATATTCTGTGCAATACTGCAGAACCTTCATAATGGCTTTGAGGAGGATACTATAGGGAAGCTGGCCTACAGCATATGCTACATACTGATAATTATTATGGCTGTGAAAAGCTTCAATGAAGCAATGACGATAGGGGTACATGCAATAGATACAATGGTAGGCTTCATGCAGGCACTATTACCGACTTTGCTGGCTTTGCTTGCTGCAGTGGGAGGGATAACCTCATCAGCAGTATTCCAACCGTTGCTATTCAGTTCCATAACACTAATAACAACGATTATAAAGGTATTCGTAATGCCGCTTATACTTTTTTCGGCAGTTCTCAGTATATTGAACAACCTTTCGGATTCAATCAACATTTCCAGACTGGCATCTCTATTGAAGCAAGTGGCAGTTGGAGCTCTTGGTTTAGTACTTACAGCCTTCACAGGGGTGATAACAGTACAGGGAATTGCCTCGGCTTCAGTAGATGGAGCAACAATAAGGACTGCAAAATTCGCAGTGGACAACTTTATACCTATAGTGGGCAGTTTCCTTTCAGATGCTTTTGATGCAGTAGTCAGCTGTTCAATGATATTGAAAAATGGAATCGGCATTGCCGGTTTTCTGATATTGCTGCTGATTTGCAGCTTTCCGCTTATAAAGATGTTTTCAATTGTGTTGATATATAAAGTTACAAGTGCACTTATTCAGCCAATTCTCGACAACCAGATTGTACAATGCCTAAATGATATGAGCAATGCAATGCTTGTACTGCTTACTTGCGTGATAGCAGTTGCTGTAATGTTTTTCATGGCACTGACAGTTATTATGGGCGTCGGCAATATGGCAGTGATGGTCAGGTAGGTGATTTGATGGCTGACTTTTTAAGATCATGGATAACAAATATAACTGTGATTATTATTTTCGTTATGTTCCTGGACATGATAATGCCAAATGATTCGATGAAGCGCTACATCAATGTAATAGTGGGGCTTTTGATAATAATTGTAGTTATAAAGCCTTTTGTTTTGGTAAAGGATTATGCAGAAAGCTTTGACAATCAGTTTTTAGAAGCCGCCAGCTTTGTGGAGCAGAGCGGCAATCAAGGAGAAAATGCCGAAATCAGCAAATTCCAACAGCAGCAGGCAGTGGAAATCTTTGAGGACAATATGAAGGGTCAGATAGTAAAACTTGTTAAGAACAGTACAAAATCTGATTACAAGGATGTAACTGTAGATCTGGAATTGGAGAGGAATATTGAAAGTGAGGACTTTGGCAATATTAAGCATATAACTGTCGGATTAAGCGGTGACAGAAATAAGGTAATACAAGTAGATAGGATAAATATCGGTGATAATGAGGGCATAGAGGAAAATAAAAATGTAATTAATAAAGACAAAGCTGAATATAATTTGAATGATAGCAAGATAAGCAGAGAGATAAAATATGGAATAAGCAAAGCCCTGGGAATCAGCGAGTCGATTATCAGTGTAGAAGTACAGCAGAAATAATGCAAGGAGGAAAGTATATGAAATTACTTGAGTGGTTAAGGGATAAACTTAAGAAAGAGAATTTCCTAATGCTTAACTTATCGAAAAAAACCACGGCAAATCTAATAATAGTATTCTGCCTGGGCTTGGCTCTAATTCTAATTGCCGATTTTTACAATGATATGAGGGCGGGTAGGACAGCTGAAGAAGGCATTAATAATCAAGATACGCAAATAGAAGCAGGAATTGCTGACAATACAGCACCCAATTATGTAAGAAATCTGGAGAATGATCTCTCATCAATACTCAGTAAAATACAGGGTGCTGGAAAAGTGTCGGTTATGATTACTCTAAATAGTGGAACAGAGATAATCCCTGCAAAGGATGAATCAATCTCCGACAAAGTAACCAACGAAAAGGATACAAGCGGTGGAACACGAGTAATAAATGAAAAAGCAACAGATGACAAAGTCGTATTTACAGCTTCTCAGGGAGGCAATTCTAAACCTTTGATAATTAAGGAGATAAATCCGGAAATAAAAGGAGTAATCGTGGTAGCCGAAGGTGCGAAGGATTCAAAAATCAAGCTTGAAATTTCTCGGGCAGTACAAACGGTATTGGACATTCCTGCATACAGAGTAACGGTATATGAGAGAAATTAATATGAAATATAAATTCAGGGAGGTATAGTCATGCAAGTGAGGAGAAAAAACATCGTAATATGTTCAATGATAATACTGCTGTTTGTTGTTGGGTATGCATACAACAGCTTTACTTCCGAAAGGCTGGCGGATGCAAATCTTGACTTGGATGCGCAAGTAGCAATCACTAATGAAGCGCAAGCTAAGGACCAGGGTAATAGTGTGTCTGCTGAAAAGACAGGTACTGAACAGGATGGAGAGGCAGCTGTCGTAGAGGATAATAGCAACGAAGCCATAGAGACAGCTAGTGCGTCCTTCTTCTCTGAATACAGGCTTGAGAGAGATAAGAACAGAAGTAAGGAAGTAGATATGTGGCAGGATATAATCAACAGTGATAAAGCGGAAGAGAATTTCAAGAATATGGCGCAGCAAGAGCTAGTAAAGATTGTCGCTCTTACAGAGAAGGAAATGATTATTGAAAATCTCATAGTCGCCAGAGGCTTCAATGATGCGCTTGTATTCCTTACGGATGATTCTGCAACAATAATAGTTGATGCTAAAGAGCTTACTCCCGCAAATATTGCCCAGATACAAGACATAGTAGTAAGAAAGACCAAGCTGGATCCAAAGGATATCAAGATAATGAAGAAAAACTAATATGAATTAATTCTAAAAATGTTTTTCGCAAAAACGTGTTAGTATGCAAGCTTGAATAAATACGGTATTACTGTATAATATAATAATGGCAGATAAAACACCATTACATATATTTGTAAATATATTCGGGTTTTGTTATAATTAGTTCATAGAAGATATACTACATACAAGGGGGTGCAGTACTTGGAAAAAGAGATAAAATTAGATAAGTACGGTAATGTAAAGATTGCTGATGATGTAGTTGCAATCATTGCTGAAATAGCTGCTAAAGAAGTAAAGGGTGTTTATGCCATGAGCGGCGGAATAGCAGACAGCATAACTGAGATACTTGGTAAAAAGAACCCCTCCAAAGGTGTAAAGGTTGAGGTAGGGGAAAAAGAAGCAGCTATTGACCTTTATATAGTTGTTGATTACGGAGTGAGAATACCAGACGTGTCATGGCAGATACAGGAGAATGTCAAAAAAGCTGTTGAGACAATGACTGGACTCATCGTAGTTGAAGTGAACATCCATATCCAGGGAGTGAATATGGAAAAAGAGATTAAGGAAGAAGAGAGCGAAGAAGTAAAATCCAAATAGACTTTAATGAACTAACCCTCTTTTAATGATAATATGTTGACAGAGGGTTAGTTTAAATATATGCAAAAGAAGAGATGTCCCTTCCAGGCATAGCCTGTCAGCGATGAGGCTGCTCTTCATCGACTGAACTAAATAAGGGATGTTTTACTTAAGTAAAACTAGGAGGGTATATGAGTAGAAGACTTGCCAGAGAATCTGCAATTCAATTTTTGTTCAGCACGGATTTTAACAGGAATGAAAACCTTGATGAGATGCTGAAGGAGTTTTTCGAGGCTGAAAAAGAAAGCACCGATGATAAGCCTCAGGAAGCGCTAAACAAAAATGACATTGGATTTACAGAGGAAATTATAAGAGGAACTATAGAGAACTTAGAGCGGATTGACCAGTTGATCCAAAGCAATACCACAGGTTGGACCAAGGAAAGGATTGCTAAAGTTGATCTGGCAATATTAAGACTGGCTTTGTTTGAGATACTTTTTCGCGGAGACATACCAGGCAGTGTCGCTATAAATGAAGCCATTGAGTTGGCTAAAAAATATAGCACTGATGAATCCGGCGGTTTTATCAATGGGGTTTTGGGCAAAATCATCAGAGAAACCGGCATCAAGGGTATATAACATGTATTGCCTGGGTATAGACACGAGTTGCTATACCACATCATTGACCGTGCAGGAGTCATTATGGGTATGAAATTTTCTTGTGTACAAGAGATGGACATGTTATGCAGTGAATTTGAAACAAAGGGAATAGAAATTCCCATAAGGATAGATGGAAGTGCGTTATTAAAATTTTGATTGAAATAGAATAGGATATGTTAAAGCACTTGGAGGATTAAATGGGCAGTGAGAGAGTTTTTACCGTAACTGAGATAAATAATTATATAAAATACCTGATGCAGAACGATATGTTGCTCTCACATCTTTATGTAAAGGGAGAAATTTCAAATTTCAAGCACCACACCTCTGGGCATGCGTATTTTACATTAAAGGATGCAGACTCAAGGATAAAATGCGTGATGTTCAAGGGTAATGCCTCAAAGCTGAAGTTTGTACCTGAAGATGGCTGTGCGGTAATACTCAGAGGGTATTTTTCAATATATGAAAGAGATGGGCAGTATCAACTTTATGTAGAAGATATGATTCCTGAAGGGACAGGCTCTCTTTATAAGGCATATGAACAGCTTAAGAAAAAGCTTTCAGAGCTGGGCTATTTCGATGAAGCCAAAAAGAAGAAGCTCCCATTTATGCCGAAGGCAGTTGGTATAGTTACATCACCGACAGGAGCAGCAGTAAGGGATATAATTTCTATAATAAAAAGAAGATGTCCATGCATAGATATATATTTATATCCCGTGCAAGTGCAGGGAGCGGGAGCTGAGAATGAGATTGCAGAAGGAATAAGGTATTTCAATTCCAAAGGCAATGTAGACGTTATGATAATAGGACGAGGCGGTGGCTCTATTGAAGAGCTGTGGGCCTTTAATGAGGAAATAGTAGCTAAGGCCATCTATGAGTCCGGTATACCGGTAATATCAGCGGTAGGGCACGAGACAGACTTTACCATATCGGACTTTACAGCAGACCTGAGAGCTGCGACACCTTCGGCAGCAGCTGAGCTGGCAGTTCCGGACAAACAAAGTCTTATGAGCAAGGTGGGCCAGTATCAATATGTATTGAACTCATCTATTGCAAACTATATAAACAGCAAGAGAGTGAGAGTTGAGAAGATTTCCAAGGACAATGTATTCAGACAGCTGGAGCGGAAAATACTTAACATGAATCAAACCCTTGATTCACTGGAAAAGTACTTGGATTACAATATGCAGAATATATTAAAAGGCAGTAGGAATGAACTGGAAAAGGCTGTTGGAAAGCTTTCAATACTAAATCCTGAATCAGCCTTGGGTAGAGGTTATGGACTTATATTGAGGAAGTCAGATGGAAAGCTTCTAACCTCTATAAAGGAAATGCATCTTGCAGAGGAGCTGGAGATAAAGCTGAAAGATGGAAAGGCCTTAGTGGAAGTTAAAGGGCTGGAGAAGCAGCTCTAAGAGTATATATATGAGATAATTTCACAATAATATCATGAAATGGAGAAAAATGATATGAAAGAGGATTTTTCGTTTGAACAAGCATTGAAGCGGTTGGAAGAAATAGTTGAGGTCTTGGAGTCAGGGAATATTTCCCTGGAGGAATCCATTAAAATCTACCAGGAAGGCGTTTCACTTTCGAAGCTTTGCTCTGGTATGCTGGAAGAAGCCGAGGGTAAGGTTATGGCTATAATGAACCGCAATGATGAACAGATGGAAGAATTCAGCATCAGTCAAATCAAGGAGGCATAAAATTGGACTTTAATCTGTATTTGACGGAAAAGAAGCAGTTAATTGAGCAGAAGCTCGATTTATTAGTAGCTAAGGACAGTGAAATACCCGTTATTTCAGATGCTATGAGATACAGCCTTTTTGCGGGCGGTAAAAGACTGCGTCCGATACTGGCGCTTATGGCCTGTGAGGTTTTTAAGGGCAGTGAAGAGGAAGTACTTCCCTTTGCTTGCTGTATTGAAATGATTCATACATACTCACTTATACATGATGATTTGCCTGCTATGGACAATGACGATTTGAGAAGGGGAAAACCCACAAACCATAAGGTTTACGGAGAGGGCTATGCAGTCCTTGCCGGTGATGCTCTGTTGAATTGTGCTTTTGAGACAATGGCAGGCATTATTGTTAAGAATCCGAAGCTTGAGTATATTAAGGCAATGGAGCTTATAAGCAGGTCTTCAGGGGTCTCTGGAATGATCGGAGGCCAGTGCATTGACCTGTACTCAGAAAATAAGAGCATTGATCTTGATACCTTGAAAAGGATGCATTCAAAAAAGACAGGTGCACTTATTACGGCTTCTATTGTTATTGGAGCAATTCTTTCTAAAGCAGAAGAAGTTGACATAAAAAATATTATGGAATTCGGCAATCTTATAGGTCTTGCTTTCCAGGTTACAGACGATATACTGGATGTGTCTGGCTCAACAGCGAAGCTGGGTAAAACTATTAATAAGGATGCAAAATTTCACAAATCAAATTTTATTAGCTTTTATGGTTTGGAAAAATCAGCGCAGATAGCTAACGAACTAATTGAAGAAGCTAAACTGAAGCTTATAAACTATGGAAGCAGAGGGTATTATCTCAGCGAATTGGCAAATTATATTATTAGCAGAGATAACTAACTTTCGGGATATTGCATTATAACTTTTGCATAATGCTTGAGGAGAGGATTACTATTGAACTTTTTTGTAGAAATTATGGATAACAAGGTGCTATTAGCCTGCTTTATTGCTTGGTTTATTGCACAGATACTGAAAATTATACTTACATTCTACAGCAGTAAGAAAATAGACTTTAGAAGGTTTGTTGGCTCAGGTGGAATGCCAAGCTCCCACACCTCCTTTGTAATGGCGTTATCTACGTCAATAGGAAGGATGTATGGCTGGGACTCGGCTATTTTTGCTGTCGCCCTATGCTTTGCTTTTGTTGTCATGTACGATGCAGCAGGGGTAAGGAGAGCAGCTGGCAACCAAGCGAGGATATTGAATATAATAATAGAAGATCTGGCACACAACAAGCCTATTGCAAATGAAAGACTCAAGGAGCTTATTGGGCATACCCCGAAAGAGGTAATGGCCGGAGCTGTGCTGGGAATATTTATAGGAAACATTATTGTTTGATATTAACTTAAAACACGGAAAAGGTTTAGAATGAAACAAAAGTGCGAAATACTATTTCATATTTTGTAAATGAGGTTGGGTTATAAATGTATAAGATACTTGATGATATAAATTCTCCTTCTGATTTGAAAAAACTGAGTTATGAAGAGTTGGAAATTCTCTCCAAGGAGCTTAGAGACTATGTGATAAAGGTAGTTTCTGAAAACGGGGGACACTTAGCTTCAAACCTTGGGGTGGTAGAGCTCACTCTTGCGCTTCACAGGGTTTTTGATACACCAAAGGATAAGATAGTTTGGGATGTTGGACACCAGTCTTACATTCATAAAATAGTGACGGGCAGAAGGGATAGTTTTGCGACCTTAAGAAAAAAAGATGGCATCAGCGGCTTTCCCAAAAGGGAAGAAAGTGAACATGATGCTTTTGAAACAGGACACAGCAGTACATCAATATCCGCAGCACTGGGAATGGCAAAAGCGAGAGATCTGGCAGGGGGCAACTATTC
This portion of the Clostridia bacterium genome encodes:
- the spoIIIAG gene encoding stage III sporulation protein AG, which encodes MKLLEWLRDKLKKENFLMLNLSKKTTANLIIVFCLGLALILIADFYNDMRAGRTAEEGINNQDTQIEAGIADNTAPNYVRNLENDLSSILSKIQGAGKVSVMITLNSGTEIIPAKDESISDKVTNEKDTSGGTRVINEKATDDKVVFTASQGGNSKPLIIKEINPEIKGVIVVAEGAKDSKIKLEISRAVQTVLDIPAYRVTVYERN
- a CDS encoding SpoIIIAH-like family protein encodes the protein MQVRRKNIVICSMIILLFVVGYAYNSFTSERLADANLDLDAQVAITNEAQAKDQGNSVSAEKTGTEQDGEAAVVEDNSNEAIETASASFFSEYRLERDKNRSKEVDMWQDIINSDKAEENFKNMAQQELVKIVALTEKEMIIENLIVARGFNDALVFLTDDSATIIVDAKELTPANIAQIQDIVVRKTKLDPKDIKIMKKN
- a CDS encoding Asp23/Gls24 family envelope stress response protein; the encoded protein is MEKEIKLDKYGNVKIADDVVAIIAEIAAKEVKGVYAMSGGIADSITEILGKKNPSKGVKVEVGEKEAAIDLYIVVDYGVRIPDVSWQIQENVKKAVETMTGLIVVEVNIHIQGVNMEKEIKEEESEEVKSK
- the nusB gene encoding transcription antitermination factor NusB, with product MSRRLARESAIQFLFSTDFNRNENLDEMLKEFFEAEKESTDDKPQEALNKNDIGFTEEIIRGTIENLERIDQLIQSNTTGWTKERIAKVDLAILRLALFEILFRGDIPGSVAINEAIELAKKYSTDESGGFINGVLGKIIRETGIKGI
- the xseA gene encoding exodeoxyribonuclease VII large subunit, whose protein sequence is MGSERVFTVTEINNYIKYLMQNDMLLSHLYVKGEISNFKHHTSGHAYFTLKDADSRIKCVMFKGNASKLKFVPEDGCAVILRGYFSIYERDGQYQLYVEDMIPEGTGSLYKAYEQLKKKLSELGYFDEAKKKKLPFMPKAVGIVTSPTGAAVRDIISIIKRRCPCIDIYLYPVQVQGAGAENEIAEGIRYFNSKGNVDVMIIGRGGGSIEELWAFNEEIVAKAIYESGIPVISAVGHETDFTISDFTADLRAATPSAAAELAVPDKQSLMSKVGQYQYVLNSSIANYINSKRVRVEKISKDNVFRQLERKILNMNQTLDSLEKYLDYNMQNILKGSRNELEKAVGKLSILNPESALGRGYGLILRKSDGKLLTSIKEMHLAEELEIKLKDGKALVEVKGLEKQL
- the xseB gene encoding exodeoxyribonuclease VII small subunit, coding for MKEDFSFEQALKRLEEIVEVLESGNISLEESIKIYQEGVSLSKLCSGMLEEAEGKVMAIMNRNDEQMEEFSISQIKEA
- a CDS encoding farnesyl diphosphate synthase, with the translated sequence MDFNLYLTEKKQLIEQKLDLLVAKDSEIPVISDAMRYSLFAGGKRLRPILALMACEVFKGSEEEVLPFACCIEMIHTYSLIHDDLPAMDNDDLRRGKPTNHKVYGEGYAVLAGDALLNCAFETMAGIIVKNPKLEYIKAMELISRSSGVSGMIGGQCIDLYSENKSIDLDTLKRMHSKKTGALITASIVIGAILSKAEEVDIKNIMEFGNLIGLAFQVTDDILDVSGSTAKLGKTINKDAKFHKSNFISFYGLEKSAQIANELIEEAKLKLINYGSRGYYLSELANYIISRDN
- a CDS encoding divergent PAP2 family protein, producing MNFFVEIMDNKVLLACFIAWFIAQILKIILTFYSSKKIDFRRFVGSGGMPSSHTSFVMALSTSIGRMYGWDSAIFAVALCFAFVVMYDAAGVRRAAGNQARILNIIIEDLAHNKPIANERLKELIGHTPKEVMAGAVLGIFIGNIIV